The Vibrio sp. NTOU-M3 genomic sequence TACAAGACCCGTGGTATCCACATCTAAACGGCCTGCAAAGTGCAGATCTTCCATCTTCACTTCATCGAGCAAAACAAATGCAGTGTGGTTGAATCCATCTTCATGCGAACACACAAAACCATCAGGCTTGAACAACATGATATAACGTGGCCCCGGCTTTGCGAGCTCGCGCCCTTTCCACTCAACAACGCAGGACTCCGTGACTTTATAAGAGCCACTTTTTTGCATCACATCGTTAACGGTGACATCACCACTTTTAATGATCTTGGTGGCTTCTTTACGTGTTGCGCCCAACGCGTCACACAAATATTTATCTAAACGCATGAATACCTCATCTCATCAGGGCGGGTATTATAGACACCTTTCTTTATTTAGTTGAATGGTTTCGCGATACAACTGATTATTGATTGTTTAAGTCACACAAACTTTTTGAACAATTTTGCTTTATCGAGCAGCCCTTCCAGATCTCGCATTCGATTGCTGGTTTCAGACCACGTCGCTGATTGAACCGCTTCTACTAAGGCTTCAACCAAAAATGTAATCGCAATGGTTGAGTCCCATGCTGATGGCGCTTCTATCCGTGCATGAAAAACATGTTGCGCCAGTTTTCCAACCGGAGATCCCCACTGATCCGTAAACAAAATCACATTCACACCACGGCTTCGTACGAGCTCTGCCAAGGTAAGAATATCATTCTCATAACGGCGAACATCGAACACGACTAAGGCGTCTCCGGGTTTCATATTAATCACATAATGTGACCAACAATTTGCATTCGGCCCCACCATGGTGACATTAGCTCTCACTACCTGCATATGAGTAAACATATATTCAGCAATGGAGTGGCTGATCCGGCCGCCCACGATATAAAGTGAACGTTCTTGATCACTCAACATATCAACCACTTGGTTGAACATGGCTTCATCAATTTGGCCAACGGTTTGGCGTATATTATTGACGGCCATGTCGGCAAACCTATCGAGTAAATGCAGTTTTTCATCCACATTTTGGATTGATGCATGCTTCTCAATTGGGCTTTTTAAGGTATCCCCTATTTCTTCATGAATACTGCGCTGCATGTCAGGAAAACCTGAAAAACCAAGCTTCTTCGCCAAACGAACCACGGTTGGAGAAGAAACTTTTGCCGCCTCCGACAGCGATACAACCGTCCCCAAACTGGATGCCGGGTAATTCTCTAACATCACATTCGCTAACTGTCTTTCTGCCCGAGTGAGCGAAGCAAAACCCGCTTTAATTCTTTCCGAAACTTTCAACATATTTCTCATGCCACCTAATGAATATGACCCGCCAACAATAGGATTGTAACAAAAATTACACCCCATCAAAAATTAAAAAAATATTTTCTGTAATTATATTGACAGAATCATAATTTCTGTAATTATGAATACAAATTGATCAATATTTAACCTTTCATTAACAAAAAATGATCAATTTAAGTTCAGAAAAGCATAGAGAGAAGCCATGTAGTTTCTTGTGCTATCAGTAAGAAAATGGAGTTGTTAATGAAGCCGGATCCCATCAATTCATTGCCTAAACCCATCATTAAGTTTGTGAAGGTTGTCGAGGCGATTAATCGTAAAATTGGCCGTTTTGCCATGTACCTCATTTTCGTAATGATCGGTATTTTGCTCTACTCATCCGTGTCCAAAACGTTTTTCTACCCTTCTTTGTGGACACTTGAAATGGCCCAATTCGTCATGGTGGCTTTTTATATGTTGGGTGGCCCTTATTCCATGCAGCTGCATAGCCATGTTCGCATGGATCTTATTTATGGCAATTGGAGTGTCCGCAAAAAAGCCATCATCGATAGCATTACGGTGATCATGTTAATCACCTACCTTGCGATCCTTCTCTACGGAGGGTTATCCAGTACCAGTTATGCCCTTGAGTATGGTGAACGTAGCTACTCAGCATGGCGGCCTTACATGGCACCGATAAAAATCATAATGTGCGTCAGCGTATTTCTCATGTTACTTCAAGCAGTCGCAGTTTGGTTGAGAGATATCGCCACCGTTGTTTATGGAAATAAGACGGAGGCAAGCTCATGAGCTACGAAATGATCGCACTTCTTATGTTTTCAGCGATGATGCTAATGCTGCTGACGGGTCAGCGTGTGTTTGCCGTCATTGGGTCAATAGCAGTGATCGCAGCCCTTTTGCTTTGGGGGAATGGTGGCTCTGAAATTGCTTTCAGTTCAGCTATTAAGCTCATGAAATGGTACCCACTGCTCACACTCCCACTCTTTATTTACATGGGATACATGTTGTCGGAATCTGGCATTGCTGAAGACCTCTATCGCATGTTCCACGTATGGACAGGCAACCTAAATGGCGGCCTCGCTATCGGCACCATTGGACTGATGGTGATTATCTCTGCAATGAATGGACTCAGTGTCGCAGGTATGGCGATTGGCGCAAGCATTGCGTTGCCCGAACTGCTTCGACGTGGTTACGACAAAATTATGGTCACCGGTGTCATTCAAGCAGGCAGCTCGCTTGGCATTTTAGTGCCCCCCAGCGTGGTGTTGGTTCTTTATGGCATGATTGCGCGCCAACCTGTTGGACAACTCTGGCTTGCCGGTGTATTTCCCGGGCTGCTTATGGCCACCCTGTTCATTATCTATATCGTCATACGCTGTAAGTTACGTCCGGAGCTGGGTCCTGCGCTACCAGAAGAAGAACGAAACGTTAGCTTGAAAGAGAAGCTATTGCTATTGCGCGCAGGCATCACACCACTTTTGATTTTTGTTTCCATGACGGGGCTGTTTCTACTGGGAGTCACAAGCTTGGTTGAGAGCTCCGCTGTGGGCGCGGTTGCCGCTACCATCGCTGCGATCGCAAAGAAGCGCCTGACTCGAAATGTCATGGAAGAAACCTTAAGAAAGACCCTAGCCATTAGCTGCATGTTTATGTGGATCATACTGGCAGCCTTATGTTTTGGCGCTGTGTTTGATGGTATTGGCGCAGTTAAAGCCATCGAAGCATTCTTTATTGAGCGATTAAATCTCACGCCATGGCAAGTGCTGCTTTTGATGCAATTGTCTTATCTCATCATGGGAACATTTCTCGATGACACAGCAATGCTGGTGATCGTCGCGCCTTTATAC encodes the following:
- a CDS encoding MurR/RpiR family transcriptional regulator, whose translation is MLKVSERIKAGFASLTRAERQLANVMLENYPASSLGTVVSLSEAAKVSSPTVVRLAKKLGFSGFPDMQRSIHEEIGDTLKSPIEKHASIQNVDEKLHLLDRFADMAVNNIRQTVGQIDEAMFNQVVDMLSDQERSLYIVGGRISHSIAEYMFTHMQVVRANVTMVGPNANCWSHYVINMKPGDALVVFDVRRYENDILTLAELVRSRGVNVILFTDQWGSPVGKLAQHVFHARIEAPSAWDSTIAITFLVEALVEAVQSATWSETSNRMRDLEGLLDKAKLFKKFV
- a CDS encoding TRAP transporter small permease subunit, yielding MKPDPINSLPKPIIKFVKVVEAINRKIGRFAMYLIFVMIGILLYSSVSKTFFYPSLWTLEMAQFVMVAFYMLGGPYSMQLHSHVRMDLIYGNWSVRKKAIIDSITVIMLITYLAILLYGGLSSTSYALEYGERSYSAWRPYMAPIKIIMCVSVFLMLLQAVAVWLRDIATVVYGNKTEASS
- a CDS encoding TRAP transporter large permease subunit, with amino-acid sequence MSYEMIALLMFSAMMLMLLTGQRVFAVIGSIAVIAALLLWGNGGSEIAFSSAIKLMKWYPLLTLPLFIYMGYMLSESGIAEDLYRMFHVWTGNLNGGLAIGTIGLMVIISAMNGLSVAGMAIGASIALPELLRRGYDKIMVTGVIQAGSSLGILVPPSVVLVLYGMIARQPVGQLWLAGVFPGLLMATLFIIYIVIRCKLRPELGPALPEEERNVSLKEKLLLLRAGITPLLIFVSMTGLFLLGVTSLVESSAVGAVAATIAAIAKKRLTRNVMEETLRKTLAISCMFMWIILAALCFGAVFDGIGAVKAIEAFFIERLNLTPWQVLLLMQLSYLIMGTFLDDTAMLVIVAPLYVPLVGALGFDLLWYGVLYTITCQIAYMTPPFGYNLFLMRAMAPPEISLKDIYVSIIPFVLIMIFGLILVMAFPQLALWLPQYHYGQ